The DNA region AATCGAGGTGAGGAGGATCTCCCCGGCGCCTAGCTCCTCCACCTTTTTAGCCCACTCCACGGCGTCTAGCCCCGTGGGCTCCTTCCCGCCCCTCACGAACACCTCGTAGCGGCCCCCCACCAGCTTGGCGTCTATGGCCACGACGGTGGACTGGGAGCCGAACTCCCTTGCGATTTCCGAGACAAGGCGCGGGTTCTTAACCGCAGCTGTGTTGACCGACACCTTGTCCGCCCCCGCCTTGAACAACGCGGCGGCGTCTTCTATGCCCCTCACGCCGCCCCCCACCAGCACCGGGATAGACACCGCCTCCGCCACCCTCCTCACAGACTCCACAAAGGTGGACCTCCCCTCCGGCGTCGCCGTGATGTCAAGAATAGCAATCTCGTCAGCCCCCTCCTCCTCGTACCTCACCGCCATCTCCACCGGGTCGCCCACTTCCCTAACCCCTTCGAAGTTCACCCCCTTCACCACCACCCCCGCCTTCCCGTCCATGTCGAGACAGGGTATGACGCGTACAGCCATGAGATACGGTTCTTAACCGTATAAATACTTCTCACAATCAATATAGAAACATGGCCGTGGAGAGCAGGCTGACCGCTGGGGCC from Pyrobaculum arsenaticum DSM 13514 includes:
- the hisF gene encoding imidazole glycerol phosphate synthase subunit HisF, whose product is MAVRVIPCLDMDGKAGVVVKGVNFEGVREVGDPVEMAVRYEEEGADEIAILDITATPEGRSTFVESVRRVAEAVSIPVLVGGGVRGIEDAAALFKAGADKVSVNTAAVKNPRLVSEIAREFGSQSTVVAIDAKLVGGRYEVFVRGGKEPTGLDAVEWAKKVEELGAGEILLTSIDKDGTRLGYDVELIRRVAEAVKIPVIASGGAGALEHFYEAAAAGADAVLAASLFHFRVLTISEVKRYLRQRGVEVRL